From the genome of Rhinoderma darwinii isolate aRhiDar2 chromosome 1, aRhiDar2.hap1, whole genome shotgun sequence:
cttcattcctttcaCTGCTCCATACTGTTAGACGGGGGCACACTTGTAGTGCCGCTTCACTCTATTCCACGCTTCTGAAATTCATTTTAAATTCACAACATCTCTAAGCTTGGGGCCTGGCTACGTTGCACTGTAAAGGTGTTACATCATTTTTTCTAGGTAAAAAATTATTAGTCAATGGAAAATATAATTATCAACATAAAAGACTTGCGGCCGGAGTTGCCTGCTAGGCATAAGGGACAGCAGCTCCAGAAAAATGGTGCCACGCGTGGTAGAAGACCCGCTCTTTCGTCTGGGTTACTGCCTTCTGGAACCTATCCCGCACAGACTGCTATCCCTTCTGGATGACACTTTCTACAAAATGAGGGACCAAAAAACTAAATTTGACTAATTCAAAACTAAAACATTCTTGTAAGATATTTTTGAAGTACAGAAGAGTAACATGGAGAAGGTCTGGTTTGGTTTTTTTGGGCGTGCTGCACATCCCTGAATCTAACTAACAAATTAAAAATGAATGTAAGCTTAAAAATTAAGTTTACTATTACATTTTCTTCAAACATTAGGATTTttcaaaaacataataaaattaaattCATAGAGACCATATGTGTAGCTTAATTATGAATCAAATAATCCAAAAATTCTTGATTTATATGTTACAAAACAGTGAAATTAAGATAAAACCCTCgtctcctaagttgagaagaGTTGGATGAGTGTAAGGGACGTGTGTTCCAGCTTTGTAGTGGAGTGTATTGTGTGTATTCACATGTGTCATATTTAGATGGCAAAAACCACCATCTACTATGATCCGGACAGAGCATTCAACGCAGATGTTAGCCCGTTAGGGAGTAGCTTATTTTCGCTCTTAGTGACTGTGGTAGTTTATGAAAAATATCATTGCATTCAAAAATAAGTCAAATGTTCAATGTGCCCATTACAGAAGAATCAAAAGCCAACTTGACAAACGGCACACTACGCAGGTCACTATGGCGCACTGTGCTATTTATGTAACCAAACTGTGTAATATTAGGTGTATCAGAATGGCGCATTAAGTAAATAGAATAGCGCACAACAATGCCTTTTTTAATTTTAGTAGTATGCCATTTGTGAAGTTGGTGCTTGCTCCATCGGTCCATATTCATCATCAGTTATAATGTGAAGGTTATTAGGGACAGTGGGAACATTATGATATTATAACCTATAGACCAGAAACAAGGAAAATGTTCACAGTAATCACTAATATCAGGATATCGGGAAAGCCCATTGACCTATTGAAGACTCATGCCAATGAAACAATCTTCTTACTTGATTCATGGAATTGGAGTCACTTACTGTTGCCATGAAGGACATGACACACCTTATGAAACACCAAAATATTCTCTAGTTTGATATCCAGATGCACCAGCCCTTTACTGTGGATGAATTCCAGGGCACTGGAGATCTGCACCGCACATCTCTTTACTGTGTCTTCTGAGAGTCCAACCTGAAATagagaaataaagaaaatcaacACAACTAAGATATTACTACAGGAAGGAAAGGGTGTTGGGGATGTAGTTCTCCAGGTAATTCAGGGACCTCTACTTACATTAGGTGCAATAAGAGAATACAGGTCACCACCCATCGACAGCTCCTGGGTAAAGGCAAAGTAGTCACAAGTCTTCAAGGCAGTGCCATAAGTTCCAATGATGTTGGGATGGGAGGAGAGGAAGAAGGACATGCTCAACTCCATGAGGAAGGTGAATTCTGTGGTTTTGTTCCTGTCTAGAACCTTTAATGCCATTATTTGATCTGTTTATTGAAGGAACATAATTAATTGTACTGTACATACATCACACATAGGTTTTATAGTATTGTCTCACTGGACATATGGAAATCAGTAATAGTATTGTGTGGACCCTTCTGGCCTCTTACCCATCTATTCTCTATTTATAATTCTAATATATGATGGAGAAAATAACTTATCATGACACATGCACCATTTTGGTGAATTTGTCCCAAGttgcacaattttgcagatacCTAGATGTATGTATCCTGGTAAATGCCGACACTATTCATAAATCTCCCCCCATTatatctacaccgtgttccaaattattatgcacattggatttaagtgtcataaacatttaattattagtttttcaattaaactcatggatggtcttgtgttttagggctctttggatcattgtaatcaatctcagacacctgtgataattagttttccaggtgtgcccaatcaaaggaaaactacttaagaaggacattccacattattaagcaggccacaggtttcaagcaatataggaaagaaaaaggatctctctgctgccgaaaagcgtgaaatagtgcaatacattggacaaggtatgaaaacattggatatttcaagaaaacttaagcgtgatcatcgtactgtgaaaagatttgtggctgattcagagcacagacgggttcgttcatgtagcgtccatggccgcgggccgtctggttcactcacctcccgacgcccgcagccatggatccgtgagcgctggtccccgtctccctcctaggagacgccagcgctcatttccgctccattcggctgtgtcccgtagggtgcgcgcgcacgctcgcgcccggccttaaaggcccagcgcgcgcaaataggaagtcgtcatcaactgtcacaatttcctggtctataagaaggccccaggccttctaatccttccctgagcgttgttagttttcccagtctgtcttgcaaatggtcccttagtgtttcccgttccaattgtttcCCGTGCCTTctttcccgttcctgtttcccgtgctgtgccttagtatcgagtcgtgccacgtcctgtgtcatctgccacgtccggaggaatccgccacatcctgtgtcatctgccacatctggaggaatccgccacgtcctgtgtcatctgccacgtccggaggaatccgccacgtcctgtgtcttatgccacgtccagaggagtccgccacatctggcgcaacttgcggctcctgtgtcatccgccacgtttggcgccatctgctgcacccatctcatctgtgcgagagctgcggccaccatctggactattcaggtacccttgtgcgggacattgtatttctggggtgtcctgtagtttggccagctgcctccccgctacggcggtacggcctagtgggtccactaacccgcttcatgacagtacgctcaggccatggactccgctggtcaacctgagactttgatgaCAAAAGCCATGCAGGCCGAGATGGAGTATCTCCAGTcatgacaagaccagctcctcctgtcggtgaacgccatagcccatcggctacttgctccaaccacagtcatcaccgcacccattcctgcagttccgcctgctacacttcctgtctgtaccggtaccaaccccctgtgtttcttgccgctacctccatgcTATGATTGAGATccaaggtcctgcaggggatttttgaatcagtgcctgatccatttcagactacatgccaggtccttctgttcggatgacgtcaggatcgccttcatcatctttctccttactggcaaagccctggcatgggctaatcctctgtgggaacatcagggaccagagacccgggacttgcagtgattCCTACAGACCTCCCGCTCGATCTttaaggaacctgggagagtttcttcggctgctgcatccttgctaaccctacacaagggagacctctccgtgggcgagtatgccatccagttccgtatcctggctgctgaattgacgtggaacaacgaggctttggtggctacattctggcagggactgtcttcaggaatgaaggacgagctggctgcttgcgatctgccatctaccctggacgatcttatcttacTCGCCTCCCAAGtgtacatgaggatccgggaacgttcccaagaggttctccgggagagagaacttcccaggctggattctgatgtcccgcaatccccctcagtcatcccaccagaggattcgATTCAGAGGAATTATGTCAAGTTGTCTACctaggagagacaacacagacacacttctggactttgtttgtattgcggccgtggaggccatattgtgcgtctgtgtccccagaagccagagagacccccttgcctaggattggttggagagacaaccctaggtggaacggaacctaacagagcattcggttccaaattgactattcctgtgaccctagtatccggcgacaggatgcatcaagtctctgcctatcttgactctggctctgctgcaaacttcatccagaaagagcttgtggatcatcttcagttgcccacagttcccctagagacgtctttggctgttgcctcagttaatggactgcctctgcctgatcccatcgtttctaaaaccaagccgttgaagctccaggttggagtcctgcatttcgaattaatttctttccttgttttgcccaaggccatcaatcctgttctgcttcgcctgccttggcttcgactacatgccccagtcctagactggaattctggagaggttctccaatggggctccaagtgccatggtcgctgTCTGttccagatccatcctgtcaagcctcctctgtctcagtcgttggtgggactgcctccccaatttgctcagtatgcagaagttttcagcaaaagggaggctgagacgctgcctccacatcggacttatgactgccccattgaactggttcctaatgcctctctcccccgtggacgggtatatcctctctccttgccagagtctctatccatgtcggcctatatcaaggagaagctggagaggggtttcatacgaaagtcttcctccccggccggggctggattcttcttcgttaaaaagaaggacggatcccttcgtccctgcattgactacaggggcctcaacctgatcacagtcaagaacaaatacccgttgccactaatttctgagctgtttgatcgcatacgaggagccaacattttttctaagctagacctgcggggggcttacaatctagtccggattcgccggggtgatgaatggaagacggcttttaacacccgggacgggcactacgaatacctggtgatgcccttcggactgtgtaacgctcccgcagtgtttcaggagttcgttaacgatatcttccgagatctactctataatGTACAGTTCGTAAAAAACGGGAATatgtacggcgctgctactcaatgatgATACAAATGCTGTAAATAATGACGTTTATTgatcaaggctacgcgtttcaatgccgcaccggcatcttcctcaggccatatgaatTGCAGTCTAAACAGCAGTGCTTTAAATAGACCACGCGGAgagaaaaaaccgccaatgtgatcAAGGTCAAAGTGCATCAATGACGTAATCACTAGAGGAAATTATAAATTAAGAATACACAAAAGCATATATATGTAAATAGTAACTAGCAACATTCCTTAAGAAAGGAGGAAGAAAAGCAAGAGAAAACATAAAATATCAAATCGTAACATTTAAAACACACAATTATATGCTAACCGGCAGGTGAAGCACAAGTACAAAcctaaacatccatttggatgtacAAACATAGTTCTAAACATCCATTACGATGTTTACAGTactaaacatccatttggatggtcAACACAAGAAGGGGAAATGCAAATGATATCtgtaacatccatttggatgctatgCTGCCAAACATCCAAAAAGACGCTCAAATTTCGGGCATTAGACAAACCCTATTTTATGCCTGATAATTTGTCTATTAATGAGAGAAaggcgattaaccccttagtgaccagcccattttaggccctaatgaccaagctattttattcgtttttctatagtcgcattcaaagagctatagcttttttattttttcgtctacatagctgtatgaggacttgttatttgcgggattagttgtgctttttaatggcaccatttttgggtacatataatttttatattaacttttattaacctttttgggggggattataaaaaaaacctgaaattccgccattgttctatgcgtttttaaattgacgccgttcactatgcgacgtaaataacatgttacctttattctatgggtcggtacgattacggcgataccacatatgtagaggtttttttatgttttacgacttttgcacgataaaaacacttttgaactaaaattatttgcttttgcatcgtcgctttccaagagctgtaatttttttatttttccatcaatgtagtgattttttgggcttgttttctgcgggacaagacgtagttttgaatggtactgttttggggtgcatgggacttattgattcatttttattatgacttttttggggggcagtggaaaaaaattgcaatttcgccatggttttttgcgttttttttttacggtgttcactttgcggtttaaattacctattaactttattaatggagtcattacggtcgcggcgataccacacgtgtactttttttttttttttttacacttttactaaataaaacctttttttatggaaaaaaatggttttatttttttttttactgtactttttattaataatatttatttcactttgatgacttattttattagtcccactaggggactttactgtgcgatcttccgatcgctgctataatgctctggtatactttgtataccagagcattattgcctgtcagtgtaaatctgacaggcaatctgttaggacgtgcctccggcgcttcctaacaggaatatgtccagggcagacctgggggcttttatcaagcccccggctgccatgacaccccatcggagacccgcgatttcattcgcgggccgccgatgggtgacagagggagcgcactccctctgtaaacaaagttaaatgccgcggtcgctattgacggcggcatttaactggttaaacggccgcgatcgaagtaaacttcgatcgcgggcgttggagcaggagctcagctgtcatcagacagcagagccccggctcctgcctgcacgggagacccgtgcaggacttagactaggctgacgtgaaaaggcgtccgcctagcctaaagcccattagtgaatcacgtgaaaagacgtattggtggtcactaaggggttaaatctttaCGTAACAATGAAGATATTGTTATCCGCTCTGCGGACAAAGGAGGGTTCATTCTATTTAAAATTATTGGATAACCCGCTTCCCACTTTTATATGTGAGTATAGAAACCTTATTGATACAACTTTCTCTGATGGGCTGTTGACCAAAAAAGAAAGGAATTTTCTCAATGTGCCATGCCCCTGTTTGCCTTTTATATACCATCTACCTAAGATACATAAATCTGTGACCAATCCACCTGGCCGCCCCATCATCTCGGGCATTGGGTCCCTCACTAGTAATCTGTCCCATTATATAGATCTACATCTTCAACCATTTGTGCTCCAATTACCATCCTATTTGAGGGACTCCACCCAGCTCATTAAAAATTTACAAGATTTAGTGCTCGACCCCCTCTTGCCTACGGTGTGCTTTTTGACAGCAGATGTCACAGCACTATATAGTAACATTCCCCATGACAGAGGTCTTGAAGTGGTAGAAtctgttttagcctcgaattccaGCATTCAGACAGCACAAATCCAATTTTTAACTAACTGTGTGGAATACATCCTCAAACATAATGTCTTTAGCTTTGGCAAACATTTTTACAACCAGataaagggctgtgcgatgggctCTAGGTTTGCCCCGGCATATGCCAATTTATATATGGGAGAATTTGAGGTTAAACATATTCTTAATGATCATAATTTTAAAGATAAGATTTTGTTATATAGACGTTTTATTGAAGACTTATTTATAGTATGGAATGGAAAGGAAGAAGAAGCTGCTAATTTTATGGAAGCGCTCAATCGAAATGATTTTGGAATAACTTTCACTTATACTTTTTCCACTAGCTGCATTGATTTTTTTTAGATCTAACTATCTGCTATGATGAAACCACCAATAATTTTAACACTAGAACACATTTTAAAACCGTTGATGTCAATAGTTATATTGATTTTAGAAGTGCTCATTACCCTCCGTGGATCAAAAATTTCCCTTTTGGGCAGTTCaggagagtgaggaagaattgcTCCTCTGATCAGAATTTCCTAAAGGAATGTAACATTCTTGAAGATAGATTCAAAGAAAAGAATTTTCCAATGCAACTGATTAAGGGGGCACGCTCTAGAGCGGCCAAATTAACCCAAAAATCTTGTGTTAGTTTAGTGAAAGCACTGGAGGTCAGTACAGACTGCATAAatagaaatgaaaaaataaataaaaataaaaacaaacacacaaacaatttTATCACATCATATAATAGTGGACATAAATTTGTGAGATCTATTCTCTCCAAACACTggcatattttgaaaaatgatttaTTCCTTAAAGATTCTTTGCCAGATAAACCAGGTATTACCTTCAGACGGTCAGCAAATTTGAAAAATATACTTGCCCCTAGCCGTATTCATAATTCTAAGTCTTTTATTCCTAAAATTCTCCCAGTTTTAAATGGTTCCTTCAAATGCGGCCAAGGGCGCTGCTTATGTTGTAACAACATTTCACATAGAAAAGACGTTTTTTGTTCTAATATAACTGGTGAAACATTCCCAATTAGGGCTTTCCTTAATTGTGGCAGCATGTTTGTCATTTACCTACTGGAATGTTTGTGTCGGCTGCAGTATATTGGGAGGACTATTCAATGTCTGCGGAGCAGAATCAATAAACATAGGCACAATGTCCTCAAAGGGTTTTTAAAGCATagtgtttcgagacactgtgcttcATCTCATaattgccaatttaataaaattatcaTTACCCCCATTGAACAAATATCCTGTGACATCCCTAACCGGTTTCAAAAACTCAAACAAAGAGAAAACTTTTGGATTTTCAAACTGATGACCTTGCATCCAAATGGCTTAAATGACATCTCCGAAACATCTCTTGACTAATGCTTAATAGTTAGATCTTctatatacacattttttagaTTAATTCAGGATATATTTATGACTGTGATTATTacctttttatatacatttttatatatataatattttttagaATGCGCTAAATTTGAAGGTTCTTGTAGAATGGTTTATTATTGTGTGTTATGTATATAGAATTTTTATAGACACTTACTCTGGCTTGATTGTCCTTTTGCTCTCTGGGTTTGCTCCATATTATCGGGGTCCGTTATGGCTGCTGTGGTTCCAGGAATCCTTTGCCGGTTTCTGCGGTTCCTTTTATATTCTGTATCATAAATACGAGTGGTAGTTTTacatttcatattttattttcactttataTTTATGCAATGTCATTTATCATGTAATTGTTACATTACTTGCAACAGTTCGTGCTTTTAATCATGTATTTTACATTAACTTTTTAGCTTCTATTGCTTTAGCATTTAATTTCTAGCATTTAATACAATTTGTATCTTCTACTGTTTTGTTTGCATCCAATTGTATGCTTAAATACCCCTTTTTTGTGTTCCAAGCCTTTGCTGggcatccatttggatgtttgtttttttgcattcaaATGGATGCTTTATGTTATCTTGCCGAGCCTCCCGTTTGGATGATTTATAGCATAACATCCAATTGGATGTTACAGATATCACTTAATTTTCCTTTTTATGTTGACCATCCAAACGGAGGGTTATCACTATAGACATCAGAATGGATGCCTATTGTCATCTAGCTGAGCGTCTTTTTGGATGTTTGGCAGcatagcatccaaatggatgttacaGACATCATTTGCATTTCCCCTTCTTGTGTTgaccatccaaatggatgtttagcACTGTAAACATCGTAATGGATGTTTAGAACTATGTTTgtacatccaaatggatgtttaggTTTGTACTTGTGCTTCACCTGCCGGTTAGCATACAATTGTGTGTTTTAAATGTTACGATttgatattttatgttttttcttgCTTTTCTTCCTCCTTTCTTAAGGAATTTTGCTAGTTACTATTTACATATATATGCTTTTGTGTATTCTTAATTTATAATTTCCTCTAGTGATTACGTCATTGATGCACTTTGACCTTgatcacattggcggttttttctcTCCGCGTGGTCTATTTAAAGCACTGCTGTTTAGACTGCAattcatatggcctgaggaagatgccagtgcggcattgaaacgcgtagccttgatcAATAAACGTCATTATTTACAGCATTTGTATcatcattgagtagcagcgccgtacttATTCCCGTTTTTTACGAACTGTACATTACCGTTATTGCGGTGGGCAATAGGCCTTACCGgctgggatttcggcagcagcactcacctcTATCCACCTGTTCAAGGCAATTGATCTAAGTTCCTGTGGTAAGCATTCATTTGTCATACACTGACTGCTActtctgggcttactcacaccatgtggcgccgtgcttttttcttatatttctttactgagatctactctatgtctgtgttgttgtttatcttgatgatattttgattttctccccagatcagacgactcatcggaggcatgtccgtcaggttctactacgattaagggagaatcatttatacgccaaactggagaagtgcgtgtttcctgggctatatcatctcggatcaagacctcaagatggatcctgagaaagtgaaagctgtcctggagtcgcCACGTCcttaaggcttaagggccatacagcggttcctgggattcgccaatttctaccggcagtttattcctaacttctcttctctgacggcccccatctcgtcccttaccaaaaagggtgtgaacaccaaagtgtggactccagaggcagagtccgcatttattagcctcaagaaagccttcacttcagcctcgatcctccatcatcctgacgtatctcggcagttctctctggaagtggacgcttcctctgttggtgcaggtgcacttctgttccagaggagctccaaaggaaaggcagtggtatgtggctactactcaagactattttcttctgctgagcgcaattactctattggagatcgggagctactggccatcaaattggccctggaggcgtggagacatcttctagagggcgctgctcaccccatcctgatcttcaccgaccacaagaacctcacctaccttcagtctgcacaacgactgaatccccgtca
Proteins encoded in this window:
- the LOC142665176 gene encoding serine/threonine-protein kinase SBK1-like, translated to MDQIMALKVLDRNKTTEFTFLMELSMSFFLSSHPNIIGTYGTALKTCDYFAFTQELSMGGDLYSLIAPNVGLSEDTVKRCAVQISSALEFIHSKGLVHLDIKLENILVFHKVCHVLHGNSK